One Rhododendron vialii isolate Sample 1 chromosome 2a, ASM3025357v1 genomic region harbors:
- the LOC131310055 gene encoding probable pre-mRNA-splicing factor ATP-dependent RNA helicase DEAH5, which translates to MKGGKGLKKLEYLSLVSKVCTELESNLRLRDKVLAEFITDIGRNCEKLEDFAAQLKQHGAVMPDYFVRTLLTIIHAIFPPNPKSKSAKESEGESKKSSFPGRKIGDGRKRVKELEREIETETKDDDRRERRRNDRHGSDGPELYQVYKGRVSTVLEKGCFVKLSEFRGKEGLVHVSEIATGRRIRNAKDVVKRNQEVHVKVISVSGQKLSLSMKDVDQNTGEDLLPLKKRSGDDYAFRTNPLGSNSEEPKTMTGLSGIRINKEDVPVPVPSRRPLKRMSSPELWEANQMVAAGVITSVRENPVYDEEGEGAVYREEGAEEELEIELNEDEPAFLQGQSRYSVDMSPVKIFKNPEGSLSRAAALQSALVKERREVRDQQQRTMLDSIPKDLNRPWEDPMPETGGRHLAQELRGVGLSAYDMPEWKKDAFGKSLTFGQRSKLSIQDQRESLPIAKLKHELIQAVRDNQVLVVIGETGSGKTTQVTQYLAEAGYTTKGKIGCTQPRRVAAMSVAKRVAEEFGCRLGEEVGYAIRFEDCTGPDTVIKYMTDGMLLREILIDENLSKYAVVMLDEAHERTIHTDVLFGLLKQLVKRRPDLRLIVTSATLDAEKFSGYFFNCNIFTIPGRTYPVEILYTKQPESDYLDASLITVMQIHLTEPEGDILLFLTGQEEIDHACQCLYERMKGLGKNVPELVILPVYSALPSEMQSRIFEPAPAGKRKVVVATNIAEASLTIDGIFYVIDPGFAKQNIYNPKQGLDSLVITPISQASAKQRAGRAGRTGPGKCYRLYTESAFHNEMSPASVPEIQRINLGMTTLTMKAMGINDLLSFDFMDPPSPQALISAMEQLYSLGALDEEGLLTKLGRKMAEFPLDPPLSKMLLASVDLGCSDEILTIIAMIQTGNIFYRPREKQAQADQKRAKFFQPEGDHLTLLAVYEAWKANNFSGPWCFENFVQSRSLRRAQDVRKQLLTIMDRYKLDVVSAGKNFTKVRKAITAGFFFHAGRKDPQEGYRTLVENQPVYIHPSSSVFQRQPDWVVYHELVMTTKEYLREVIVIDPKWLVELAPRFFRAADPSKMSKRKRQERIEPLYDRYHEPNSWRLSKRRA; encoded by the exons ATGAAGGGAGGCAAGggtttgaagaaattagagtaCCTTTCATTGGTCTCAAAGGTATGTACGGAGCTCGAGTCAAATCTAAGGTTGAGGGACAAGGTTTTGGCCGAATTCATCACCGACATTGGTCGGAACTGTGAAAAACTCGAGGATTTCGCCGCCCAATTGAAGCAGCACGGCGCCGTAATGCCCGACTATTTCGTCCGTACGCTGTTAACTATTATTCATGCTATTTTCCCCCCCAATCCCAAGTCGAAATCAGCCAAGGAATCCGAGGGAGAAAGCAAGAAATCGAGTTTTCCAGGTCGGAAGATTGGTGATGGTAGAAAGAGAGTGAAGGAGCTAGAGAGGGAAATCGAGACGGAAACGAAGGATGATGAtaggagggagaggagaaggAATGATAGGCATGGGTCGGACGGGCCCGAACTGTATCAGGTGTACAAGGGTAGAGTGTCGACAGTTTTGGAAAAGGGTTGCTTTGTTAAGCTTAGTGAGTTTAGGGGTAAAGAGGGTCTGGTCCATGTTTCCGAGATTGCAACTGGAAGAAGGATTCGCAATGCGAAGGATGTTGTGAAACGCAATCAGGAGGTTCATGTGAAAGTGATATCTGTTTCGGGCCAGAAGTTGAGTCTTTCGATGAAGGATGTTGATCAAAATACTGGTGAAGACCTACTTCCGCTGAAAAAGAGGTCGGGCGATGATTATGCTTTTAGGACTAATCCTTTGGGATCAAATAGTGAGGAGCCGAAGACTATGACAGGTCTTTCTGGGATTAGAATCAATAAAGAAGATGTTCCTGTTCCTGTTCCGTCACGCCGACCCTTGAAGAGGATGAGTTCACCTGAGCTATGGGAAGCTAATCAGATGGTGGCTGCAGGAGTTATTACGAGTGTAAGGGAGAACCCCGTGTACGATGAAGAAGGCGAAGGTGCTGTATATCGAGAAGAGGGTGCTGAGGAAGAGCTTGAAATCGAGCTAAATGAAGATGAACCAGCCTTTTTGCAAGGACAAAGCCGGTACTCTGTGGACATGTCACCTGTTAAGATTTTCAAGAATCCTGAAGGGTCCTTGAGTCGTGCAGCAGCCCTCCAGTCTGCTCTCGTAAAGGAGCGGAGAGAAGTGAGGGACCAGCAGCAGAGAACAATGCTTGATTCTATTCCCAAAGATCTCAACCGTCCATGGGAAGACCCGATGCCGGAGACAGGCGGGAGGCATCTAGCACAAGAGCTCAGGGGTGTTGGTTTATCGGCATACGACATGCCTGAATGGAAAAAGGATGCTTTCGGGAAATCCCTGACGTTTGGTCAGAGATCAAAGCTTTCTATCCAGGACCAGAGAGAGAGCTTGCCTATTGCCAAATTGAAGCATGAATTGATTCAGGCTGTGCGTGACAATCAGGTTTTGGTTGTAATCGGTGAGACAGGTTCAGGGAAAACAACACAAGTCACGCAATACCTAGCTGAGGCAGGGTACACTACCAAGGGAAAGATTGGGTGCACTCAGCCTCGTAGGGTAGCTGCAATGTCGGTGGCCAAAAGGGTTGCTGAAGAATTCGGCTGCCGATTGGGTGAGGAGGTTGGATACGCCATTCGTTTTGAGGATTGTACCGGACCCGATACCGTGATTAAGTATATGACTGACGGTATGCTTCTGAGAGAGATTTTGATTGATGAGAATTTATCAAAGTATGCAGTTGTAATGCTTGATGAAGCTCATGAGAGGACAATCCACACTGATGTGCTTTTTGGACTACTGAAGCAACTTGTGAAGAGGAGGCCTGATCTTCGATTGATTGTCACTTCTGCAACATTAGATGCTGAGAAATTTTCAGGGTATTTCTTTAACTGCAATATTTTCACAATTCCTGGAAGAACTTATCCCGTGGAGATACTCTATACCAAACAGCCAGAAAGTGACTACCTTGATGCATCTCTTATCACTGTAATGCAAATCCACTTGACAGAACCTGAGGGTGATATTCTCCTCTTCTTAACCGGTCAAGAGGAGATTGATCATGCATGCCAGTGTCTTTATGAGAGGATGAAAGGGTTAGGAAAAAATGTTCCTGAATTAGTTATTTTACCGGTTTACAGTGCGCTTCCAAGCGAAATGCAATCTAGGATCTTTGAACCTGCTCCTGCTGGAAAGAGGAAAGTGGTCGTGGCAACCAATATTGCAGAAGCCTCTTTGACAATTGACGGcatattttatgtgattgacCCCGGTTTCGCGAAGCAAAATATTTACAATCCGAAACAAGGGCTTGATTCACTGGTTATAACTCCCATTTCACAAGCATCAGCCAAACAGCGAGCTGGCAGAGCTGGGCGAACCGGCCCCGGAAAATGTTATCGCCTTTACACCGAAAGCGCTTTTCATAACGAAATGTCTCCTGCCTCTGTTCCAGAAATACAAAGGATTAATCTTGGAATGACTACTCTTACAATGAAAGCAATGGGGATAAATGATCTCCTATCATTTGATTTCATGGACCCGCCTTCTCCCCAAGCTCTCATTTCTGCCATGGAACAGCTGTACAGTCTTGGAGCTCTGGACGAGGAGGGGCTTCTGACTAAATTGGGTAGGAAAATGGCGGAATTTCCACTGGACCCACCGTTGTCTAAGATGCTACTAGCCAGTGTAGATCTTGGGTGTAGTGATGAGATTTTGACAATCATTGCGATGATTCAGACCGGAAACATCTTCTACAGGCCGAGAGAGAAACAAGCCCAGGCGGATCAAAAGAGAGCCAAGTTTTTCCAGCCTGAGGGAGATCATCTGACATTACTTGCTGTGTACGAGGCTTGGAAGGCGAATAACTTTTCGGGTCCGTGGtgttttgagaattttgttcAGTCTCGTTCCTTGAGGAGGGCACAGGATGTCCGTAAGCAGCTTCTCACCATCATGGACAG GTATAAATTGGATGTCGTTTCTGCTGGGAAGAATTTTACTAAAGTTCGCAAGGCCATAACTGCCGGGTTTTTCTTCCATGCCGGAAGGAAGGATCCTCAAGAAGGTTATAGAACTCTAGTTGAAAACCAACCAGTGTACATACACCCCAGCAGTTCTGTGTTTCAGAGACAGCCGGACTGGGTTGTCTACCATGAGCTAGTAATGACTACGAAGGAGTACTTGCGAGAAGTGATAGTTATTGACCCCAAATGGCTTGTGGAGCTTGCCCCAAGGTTCTTTAGAGCGGCGGATCCCTCAAAAATGAGCAAGCGCAAGCGTCAAGAACGGATTGAACCACTTTATGACAGATACCATGAACCCAACTCTTGGCGTTTGAGTAAAAGGCGTGCTTGA